One Sagittula stellata E-37 genomic window, CCAAGATGCTGGCGACTGTCACCCATCTGATGAAGGGTACGCCCTTCGTCTATCAGGGCGAGGAAATCGGTATGACCAACACCGCTTTCACACGCATCGACCAGTTCCGTGACCTTGAGACTCTGGGCCATTATGCCGAAGAGATCGCGCGCGGTGTGACGCCGGAGGACTTCATCGCCGGCGCCAATGCCAACGGGCGCGATAACGCGCGCACACCGATGCAATGGAGTGCCCGGGCCAATGCGGGCTTCACGACCGGCACACCGTGGATAGAAGTGAACCCGAACCATTCCACGATCAATGTGGAGGCAGACCGCGCGGACCCGGATGGCGTCCTTGCGCACTACAAACGCCTGATTGCACTGCGCAAAACCTGGCCGGTCGTGGTACATGGCATCTACGTCCCGGTCGCGGAGGAGAACGATGCGATCTTTGCTTACGTGCGCGAGCTCGATGGTGTTCGTCTCGCGGTCGTTGCGAATTTCACGGCTGAGAAAGCGCGTTTCGACGTGCCTGAGCACCTTGCCGGTGCGGGCCGGTGCCTGATCGCAAACGCCATGGCGCGGGACCGGCTGCAAGGCCAGATCACACTCGAACCTTTCGAGGCGTTCGCGATGGTCATGTCCTCCGGATAGGGTGTTTGCCAAGTGCTCCGGCGTGCGCCGCCGAACTGCGGTTTCAAGCCCTTTTGCGCGTTGACTGCCAGCGGTCGAAATCGCGTTGTGCGGTTTCCAGTGTCTCGATGTTCAGGGTGCGCGTGACCAGCGCCCGGTTGAGCGCCCGTACCCGCTTGTTCAGCGGCATGGCGTCGGAGGCTTCGTCATCGACGCCCAGCTTTTCGTAGAGCGACAGCAGCCGGTTTTGCACCGTGCGCAGGGACATGCCGCGTCGTTCCGCGATGATGCGGTCCTGAAGACCGATGGCGAGGTCCAGCAGCACGGCGAACTCGCTGTCGTCGAGCGTGTTCCGGGGCGATGCCGCGCGGCGTTGCAGCCGGTGGATTTCCCGGTCGACCATGATCTGCCCTTCGACGAGCACGGCGCGCAGCGCCAGTTTCAGCCGGTCGCGGGGCGCGGTCTTCAACAGGTAGCCGTAGGCGCTGTCCTCGGGCACGATGGTGGCGATGCCGCGCAGGTAGGCCTCGTCGGCGTAGTTCGACCAGAAGAGGATGCGGGTCTCGGGCCGTTCCATCCAGAGGGTGCGTGCGGCGTCGATCCCGTTTCGACGGGACATGCGCAGGTCCATCACGACGGCATCGATGGTAAGGGCGCGGGCCTCGTGCTCTGCCTCTTCGCCATTCATCGCGTGGAAGATTTCAGTGACTTCGGGAAGGGTCTCGGCCAGCACGTCCTCCATGTAGGAGGCGTGGAACTGGTCGTCCTCGACAAGCAGAACCCTCATGCCCCGGTCCTCAGCGTGACCCGGACGACGGTGCCGCGATCCGCCTCGATGTCCAGCCCGGCCGAGATCAGACGTGCGCGGGTGCGCATGTGCATCAGGCCGGACTTGCGGGCGGGCGCGACAGGTATCCCGCAACCGTCGTCCCGCACGGTGATCGTCAGAATGGCAGGGGCGGGATGGTCGACGGTCACGGAGATCCGGCTTGCCCCGGCGTGGCGGGTGGCATTGTTGATGGCCTCCTGCGTGATGTGGAACAGCGCGGTGCGGACCGTGGGGTCAAGCGCGTCCGGCGCGCCGTCCGTCAGATCCTCGACCTCCAGCAGCGTGCCGGTTTCGCCGGAGGCGCGCTCAAGGTGCACGCGGACGGCATGGGCAAAGCCGAAGAGTTCAAGCAGCGTGGGTACGGCGGTGTCGATGATCCGGCGGAGGTCGTCGATGGTCTGTCGCAGGCGTGACGCCAGCATGTCGCGGGGCAGGGACTGGTCGCCTGTCGCCTCGCGCAGGAGGCGGGACAGATCGGCCAGCGTCTGGTCGTGCAGGTCCATGCCGACGCGCTGGCGCTCGGCCTCCAGCGCGCGGGTCAGTTCCAGAGCGCCGCGGCGCAGGCCTTCGTCCCCGGTGGCGGAGCGTGGCATGCGCCGCGCCCTGTCGGACCGGTGCAGGATGTGGAACCACGGCGAGAGGACGTCGGCGATCTGCTGAGCGAGGTCCACCGTTTCCGTGTCATACAGGCCGCGCGTCGAATGGGACAGGTTCAGCGTGCCGATGATCTCTCCGCGCACGCGCATCAGCACGTTTACCCGGGCGCGCAGCTTGTGGTTCAGGATCGGCTCGCAGGTGGCGCCGGGGAAAGTGTAGCGCGGGTCCTGCGTGGCGTCCTCGGTCAGCATGACCGTGCACTGGCCAAGCAGCAGGTCGCGGATCGGTGCGTGGTCGATCCGGCCCGAGGCGCGCGACCAGCGGGTGCGGATGCCGACCTCGTGGCTGACCACCCAGCCGGGACGGTCGAGAAGGCAGATGTCGCAATGGGTGAAGGGGATCAGCGCGGCGATGTCACCGGCGACGGCCCCCAGCGCGCCGGTGATGTCCGTCACGCCGG contains:
- a CDS encoding response regulator transcription factor; this encodes MRVLLVEDDQFHASYMEDVLAETLPEVTEIFHAMNGEEAEHEARALTIDAVVMDLRMSRRNGIDAARTLWMERPETRILFWSNYADEAYLRGIATIVPEDSAYGYLLKTAPRDRLKLALRAVLVEGQIMVDREIHRLQRRAASPRNTLDDSEFAVLLDLAIGLQDRIIAERRGMSLRTVQNRLLSLYEKLGVDDEASDAMPLNKRVRALNRALVTRTLNIETLETAQRDFDRWQSTRKRA
- a CDS encoding GAF domain-containing sensor histidine kinase, whose translation is MADILGEPRSGVALLDIARRLTGVTDITGALGAVAGDIAALIPFTHCDICLLDRPGWVVSHEVGIRTRWSRASGRIDHAPIRDLLLGQCTVMLTEDATQDPRYTFPGATCEPILNHKLRARVNVLMRVRGEIIGTLNLSHSTRGLYDTETVDLAQQIADVLSPWFHILHRSDRARRMPRSATGDEGLRRGALELTRALEAERQRVGMDLHDQTLADLSRLLREATGDQSLPRDMLASRLRQTIDDLRRIIDTAVPTLLELFGFAHAVRVHLERASGETGTLLEVEDLTDGAPDALDPTVRTALFHITQEAINNATRHAGASRISVTVDHPAPAILTITVRDDGCGIPVAPARKSGLMHMRTRARLISAGLDIEADRGTVVRVTLRTGA